The Burkholderia mallei ATCC 23344 genome has a window encoding:
- a CDS encoding N-acyl-D-amino-acid deacylase family protein, which yields MTRYDTIIRNGLWFDGTLAEPRPRELGIRDGRVAAVSDTPLAADGASVIDATGKWVMPGFIDIHTHYDAEILVSPGLPESVRHGVTSVFLGSCSLSTVHANALDCTDLFSRVEALPREQMLAVLSRVKTWDTAAAYVRHLESLPLGPNVAAFLGHSDLRTHVLGLGRAVDDRVRPHEAELQRMERLLDDALDAGFVGLSSMTTPWDKLDGERYRSKSLPSTFATWREYRRLNRVLRRRGRVLQSAPNTTNPLNGLLFMAESCGYFVRKPLRTSLLVAADSKAAPRGTIDVQLGGVRVANALFRGELVWQHLPVPFEVYADGIDFVIFEEFGAGRAALHLADALERNKLLQNEGYRREFRRQVGKGFDLRLWTRDLHDTRIVGCPDASVVGKSFGQVANERGVHPADAFLDLVVAHGQRLRWCMTIANHRADVLDRIATHPALQIGFADSGAHLRNMAFYNAPVRFLRRVREAERAGRPFMSVQQAVHRLTGELGAYFGVDAGTLRAGDRADIAIVDPAHLDASVDASVDAYHEEDMAVFGGLRRLVNRSGAAIAATLVNGQLVYRDGAFAEGFGDTRRSGRFLRAAAR from the coding sequence ATGACGCGCTACGACACGATCATCCGCAACGGCCTATGGTTCGACGGCACGCTCGCCGAGCCCCGCCCGCGCGAGCTCGGCATTCGCGACGGGCGCGTCGCGGCGGTATCGGACACGCCGCTCGCCGCGGACGGCGCGAGCGTGATCGACGCGACCGGCAAATGGGTGATGCCCGGCTTCATCGACATCCACACGCATTACGACGCCGAGATTCTCGTGTCGCCGGGGCTGCCCGAATCGGTGCGGCACGGCGTGACGAGCGTCTTCCTCGGCTCGTGCTCGCTGTCGACCGTCCACGCGAACGCGCTCGACTGCACCGATCTCTTCAGCCGCGTCGAAGCGCTGCCGCGCGAGCAGATGCTCGCCGTGCTGTCGCGCGTGAAGACCTGGGACACGGCGGCTGCGTACGTGCGCCATCTCGAATCGCTGCCGCTCGGCCCGAACGTCGCGGCGTTCCTCGGCCATTCGGACCTGCGCACGCACGTGCTCGGCCTCGGGCGCGCGGTGGACGACCGCGTGCGGCCGCACGAGGCCGAGCTGCAACGGATGGAGCGGCTGCTCGACGACGCGCTCGACGCGGGCTTCGTCGGCCTGTCGTCGATGACGACGCCGTGGGACAAGCTCGACGGCGAGCGCTACCGGTCGAAGTCGCTGCCGTCGACGTTCGCGACGTGGCGCGAGTACCGGCGGCTGAACCGCGTGCTGCGCCGCCGCGGGCGCGTGCTGCAAAGCGCGCCGAACACGACCAATCCGCTGAACGGCCTGCTCTTCATGGCCGAGAGTTGCGGCTACTTCGTGCGCAAGCCGCTGCGCACGTCGCTGCTCGTCGCGGCCGACAGCAAGGCGGCGCCGCGCGGCACCATCGACGTGCAGCTCGGCGGCGTGCGCGTCGCGAACGCGCTGTTTCGCGGCGAGCTCGTCTGGCAGCATCTGCCGGTGCCGTTCGAAGTCTATGCGGACGGCATCGATTTCGTGATCTTCGAGGAGTTCGGCGCGGGCCGCGCGGCGCTGCATCTGGCCGACGCGCTCGAGCGCAACAAGCTGCTGCAGAACGAAGGCTACCGGCGCGAGTTCCGCCGGCAGGTCGGCAAGGGGTTCGACCTGCGGCTCTGGACGCGCGATCTGCACGACACGCGGATCGTCGGCTGTCCGGATGCGTCGGTCGTCGGCAAATCGTTCGGCCAGGTCGCGAACGAGCGCGGCGTCCACCCGGCGGACGCGTTTCTCGATCTCGTCGTCGCGCACGGGCAGCGGCTGCGCTGGTGCATGACGATCGCGAACCACCGCGCGGATGTGCTCGACCGCATCGCGACCCATCCGGCGCTGCAGATCGGCTTCGCCGATTCGGGCGCGCACCTGCGCAACATGGCGTTCTACAACGCGCCCGTGCGCTTCCTGCGCCGCGTGCGCGAGGCCGAGCGCGCCGGCCGGCCGTTCATGTCGGTGCAGCAGGCGGTGCATCGGCTGACGGGCGAGCTCGGCGCGTATTTCGGCGTCGACGCCGGCACGCTGCGCGCCGGCGACCGCGCCGATATCGCGATCGTCGATCCCGCGCATCTCGACGCGTCGGTCGACGCGTCGGTCGACGCGTATCACGAAGAGGACATGGCCGTGTTCGGCGGGCTGCGGCGGCTCGTGAACCGCAGCGGCGCGGCGATCGCGGCGACGCTCGTCAACGGGCAACTCGTGTATCGCGACGGCGCGTTCGCCGAAGGCTTCGGCGACACGCGGCGCTCGGGGCGGTTCCTGCGCGCGGCGGCGCGCTAG
- a CDS encoding helix-turn-helix transcriptional regulator — MDDNFSKQEIPVSERVLNVLKRRGPLQAAELGAYLGTTGEAARQQLKKLEAEGLVEAQNVPQGVGRPARIWRLTSLGHGHFPDAHADMTVDLIRIIRTTLGQPTLDLLIAARETEMRRTYAHTLAGVTDPEERIARLAELRDREGYFAEWSRAPDGDGWLFIENHCPICAAATACQGFCRSELEIFREMLGDALTIERIEHIPAGARRCAYRIRPSGAGAGGE, encoded by the coding sequence ATGGACGATAATTTTTCAAAACAGGAAATTCCGGTCTCCGAGCGCGTGCTGAACGTGCTGAAGCGGCGCGGGCCGCTGCAGGCGGCCGAGCTCGGCGCGTACCTCGGCACGACCGGCGAGGCCGCGCGGCAGCAATTGAAGAAGCTCGAGGCGGAAGGGCTCGTCGAGGCGCAGAACGTGCCGCAGGGCGTCGGGCGGCCGGCGCGGATCTGGCGGCTCACGTCGCTCGGCCACGGCCACTTTCCGGATGCGCACGCGGACATGACGGTCGACCTGATCCGGATCATTCGCACGACGCTCGGCCAGCCGACGCTCGACTTGCTGATCGCCGCGCGCGAGACGGAGATGCGCCGCACGTACGCGCACACGCTCGCCGGCGTGACGGACCCGGAGGAGCGGATCGCGCGGCTCGCCGAGCTGCGCGACCGCGAGGGCTATTTCGCCGAGTGGTCGCGCGCGCCCGACGGCGACGGCTGGCTCTTCATCGAGAATCACTGCCCGATCTGCGCGGCCGCGACCGCATGCCAGGGGTTCTGCCGCTCGGAACTCGAGATTTTTCGCGAGATGCTGGGCGATGCGCTGACGATCGAGCGCATCGAGCACATCCCGGCCGGCGCGCGGCGCTGCGCGTACCGGATTCGGCCGAGCGGCGCGGGCGCCGGGGGCGAATGA
- a CDS encoding amino acid permease: MKHSVRHPFHPSTPLPASASAPLRAAAPRQLPFALLTALVIGSMIGSGIFSLPQNMASGAGAGAIVIGWAITGVGMLMLALVYQTLAHRKPELDNGVYAYAHASAGDFVGFNSAWGYWVSAWIGNVGYLVIVFGTLGYAFPAFGDGNTRAALAFQPHRFTTDFWGNVHLPGVLDQVKSTMLITVWVFIGIEGASVYSARAKNRDDVGRATIVGFVVVLLLLMAVSLLSLGIVSQPELAAMKNPSMAGVLEKAIGRTGVAIAGVGLLVSVGGALLAWTLLAAEAMFTPAKDGVMPAFLSRENAHGVPANALWATNGLVQLFLLVTLVSNATYQALISLATSMILVPYLFSAVYALVIAIKGEGYAPGEAVRVRDATIGAVATVYCGWLLYAAGPKYLLLSALLYAPGALLYAWAKRERGERPFKPFEAAILIALVAFASLAGWLVAAGRISL; the protein is encoded by the coding sequence ATGAAGCATTCCGTCAGGCATCCTTTCCACCCGTCGACACCGCTGCCCGCGAGCGCCTCCGCGCCGCTGCGGGCGGCCGCGCCGCGCCAGTTGCCGTTTGCGCTGCTCACGGCGCTCGTGATCGGCTCGATGATCGGCAGCGGCATCTTCTCGCTGCCGCAGAACATGGCATCCGGCGCGGGCGCCGGCGCGATCGTGATCGGCTGGGCGATCACGGGCGTCGGCATGCTGATGCTCGCACTCGTCTACCAGACGCTCGCGCATCGCAAGCCCGAGCTCGACAACGGCGTCTACGCGTACGCGCACGCGAGCGCCGGCGACTTCGTCGGCTTCAACTCCGCATGGGGCTACTGGGTCAGCGCGTGGATCGGCAACGTCGGCTATTTGGTGATCGTGTTCGGCACGCTCGGCTACGCGTTTCCGGCGTTCGGCGACGGCAACACGCGCGCCGCGCTCGCGTTCCAGCCGCACCGCTTCACGACCGACTTCTGGGGCAACGTCCACCTGCCCGGCGTGCTCGACCAGGTGAAGAGCACGATGCTGATCACCGTCTGGGTGTTCATCGGCATCGAGGGCGCGAGCGTCTATTCGGCCCGCGCGAAGAACCGCGACGACGTCGGCCGCGCGACCATCGTGGGCTTCGTCGTCGTGCTGCTGTTGCTGATGGCCGTCTCGCTGCTCTCGCTCGGGATCGTGTCGCAGCCCGAGCTCGCGGCGATGAAGAATCCGTCGATGGCGGGCGTGCTCGAAAAGGCGATCGGCCGCACGGGCGTCGCGATCGCGGGCGTCGGGCTGCTGGTGTCGGTGGGCGGCGCGCTGCTCGCATGGACGCTGCTCGCCGCCGAGGCGATGTTCACGCCGGCCAAGGACGGCGTGATGCCGGCGTTCCTGTCGCGCGAGAACGCGCACGGCGTGCCCGCCAACGCGCTGTGGGCGACCAACGGCCTCGTGCAGCTGTTCCTGCTCGTCACGCTCGTGTCGAACGCGACGTATCAGGCGCTGATCTCGCTCGCGACATCGATGATCCTCGTGCCGTACCTGTTCTCCGCCGTCTATGCGCTCGTCATCGCGATCAAGGGCGAAGGCTATGCGCCCGGCGAGGCGGTGCGCGTGCGCGACGCGACGATCGGCGCGGTCGCGACCGTCTACTGCGGCTGGCTGCTGTATGCGGCGGGCCCGAAATACCTGCTGCTGAGCGCCCTCCTCTATGCGCCGGGCGCGCTGCTGTACGCATGGGCGAAGCGCGAGCGCGGCGAGCGGCCGTTCAAGCCGTTCGAAGCGGCGATCCTGATCGCGCTCGTCGCGTTCGCGTCGCTCGCGGGCTGGCTCGTCGCGGCGGGCCGGATCAGCCTGTAA
- a CDS encoding efflux RND transporter periplasmic adaptor subunit yields the protein MGRRLLLALALLAFIFGGLFLWRESRVQAADHPPAPPAALTVSAVAVRAAPERVTLDAVGSLDAVRQVTLAPEVAGRVVALQFDAGSAVRKGQLIVQLFDEPERAKLASIQAKAAYAKRQLDRSQALAQTGAEPRNLFDRHRFDFDAAAADIRETQAVITQKAVRAPFDGVLGLRRVNLGQYLNAGDAIATLTDLDTLYANFTVPQKNLSQLRLGQSVSITTDAYPERTLVARVSAIEPQIGTDTRNVAVQATLPNPDHLLRPGMYIQARLELPPRERALTVPDTAVQTSQRGESVLVVGKPGRDGLGVVRLQPVRTGRRADGRIAIADGLRPGDVVVTSGQVRLAAGDRVKVALDDGAGSGAAQ from the coding sequence ATGGGCCGTCGGCTATTGCTTGCATTGGCGCTGTTGGCGTTCATCTTCGGCGGGCTGTTCCTGTGGCGGGAAAGCCGCGTGCAGGCCGCCGATCATCCCCCCGCCCCCCCTGCCGCGCTGACGGTCTCGGCCGTCGCCGTGCGCGCCGCGCCCGAGCGCGTGACGCTCGACGCGGTCGGCTCGCTCGACGCGGTCCGGCAGGTGACGCTCGCGCCCGAAGTGGCCGGGCGCGTCGTCGCGCTGCAGTTCGACGCGGGCTCGGCGGTGCGCAAGGGGCAACTGATCGTCCAGCTCTTCGACGAGCCGGAGCGCGCGAAGCTCGCGTCGATCCAGGCGAAGGCCGCCTACGCGAAGCGCCAGCTCGACCGCTCGCAGGCGCTCGCTCAGACGGGCGCGGAGCCGCGCAACCTCTTCGATCGGCACCGCTTCGATTTCGACGCGGCCGCGGCCGACATCCGCGAGACGCAGGCGGTGATCACGCAAAAGGCGGTGCGCGCGCCGTTCGACGGCGTGCTCGGCCTGCGCCGCGTGAATCTCGGCCAGTATCTGAACGCGGGCGACGCGATCGCGACGCTCACCGATCTCGACACGTTGTACGCGAACTTCACGGTGCCGCAGAAAAACCTGAGCCAGCTGCGTCTCGGCCAGAGCGTGTCGATCACGACGGACGCGTATCCGGAGCGCACGCTCGTCGCGCGCGTGAGCGCGATCGAGCCGCAGATCGGCACCGACACGCGCAACGTCGCCGTGCAGGCGACGCTGCCGAACCCCGATCACCTGCTGCGCCCGGGCATGTACATCCAGGCGCGGCTCGAGCTGCCGCCGCGCGAGCGCGCGCTGACGGTGCCCGACACCGCCGTGCAGACCTCGCAGCGCGGCGAATCGGTGCTCGTCGTCGGCAAGCCGGGCCGTGACGGGCTGGGCGTCGTGCGGCTGCAGCCGGTGAGAACCGGCCGGCGCGCCGACGGCCGCATCGCGATCGCCGACGGGCTGCGCCCGGGCGACGTGGTCGTCACCTCGGGCCAGGTGCGGCTCGCGGCGGGCGACAGGGTGAAGGTCGCGCTCGACGACGGCGCGGGCTCGGGAGCCGCGCAATGA
- the ftsH gene encoding ATP-dependent zinc metalloprotease FtsH: MKSETGYMGFVVVLVFMVLLALQLATLSAPATQIAYSDFRKLAAAAQLDDLEVSPTRITGVLRSASAAAALPASDAEAIKRAGTPWRFSTKRVTDERLIDTLAATGTRYRGADDDTWIGTLASWIVPIAVFALVWNLMLRRPRGGLQDWSGVGKSKPRVYVEAKTGIDFDDIAGIDEAKAELQQIVAFLRAPARYQRLGGKIPKGVLIVGAPGTGKTLLAKAVAGEAGVPFFSTSGSSFVEMFVGVGAARVRDLFEQAQQKAPCIIFIDELDALGKVRGAGLASGNDEREQTLNQLLVEMDGFQANSGVILMAATNRPEILDPALLRPGRFDRHIAIDRPDLTGRRQILSVHVKHVKLGPDVDLGELASHTPGFVGADLANIVNEAALHAAELDKPAIDMSDFDEAIDRAMTGMERKSRVMSEREKITIAHHEAGHALIAQTRAHSDPVKKVSIIPRGIAALGYTQQVPTEDRYVLRKSELLDRLDVLLGGRVAEEIVFGDVSTGAENDLERATEMARHMVARYGMSERIGLATFGDADTQGLSPLVWQRGGERCSESTATRIDDEIQRLLAEAHDRVSRTLKERRGALERIAGYLLEHEVVDHDKLVRLVNDEPTPEPGARDPGGDAAKRSGIGAAPAKPPAEVGSAELRDPARKADNADHSVPQ; the protein is encoded by the coding sequence ATGAAGAGCGAAACCGGATACATGGGATTCGTCGTCGTGCTCGTGTTCATGGTGCTGCTCGCGCTGCAGCTCGCCACGCTCAGCGCGCCGGCCACGCAGATCGCGTACAGCGACTTTCGCAAGCTCGCCGCGGCCGCGCAGCTCGACGATCTCGAAGTCAGCCCGACGCGCATCACGGGCGTGCTGCGCAGTGCGTCCGCGGCGGCGGCGCTGCCCGCCTCCGACGCGGAGGCGATCAAGCGCGCGGGCACGCCGTGGCGCTTCTCGACAAAGCGCGTGACCGACGAGCGCCTGATCGACACGCTCGCCGCGACGGGCACCCGCTATCGCGGCGCCGACGACGACACGTGGATCGGCACGCTCGCATCGTGGATCGTGCCGATCGCGGTGTTCGCGCTCGTCTGGAACCTGATGCTGCGGCGCCCGCGCGGCGGCCTGCAGGACTGGTCGGGCGTCGGCAAGAGCAAGCCGCGCGTCTATGTGGAGGCGAAGACCGGCATCGATTTCGACGACATCGCGGGCATCGACGAGGCGAAGGCCGAGCTCCAGCAGATCGTCGCGTTTCTGCGCGCGCCCGCGCGCTACCAGCGGCTCGGCGGCAAGATCCCGAAGGGCGTGCTGATCGTCGGCGCGCCCGGCACCGGCAAGACGCTGCTCGCGAAGGCGGTGGCGGGCGAGGCGGGCGTGCCGTTCTTCTCGACGAGCGGCTCGTCGTTCGTCGAGATGTTCGTCGGCGTCGGCGCGGCGCGCGTGCGCGATCTGTTCGAGCAGGCGCAGCAAAAGGCGCCGTGCATCATCTTCATCGACGAGCTCGACGCGCTCGGCAAGGTGCGCGGCGCGGGGCTCGCGTCGGGCAACGACGAGCGCGAGCAGACGCTGAACCAGTTGCTCGTGGAGATGGACGGCTTCCAGGCGAACTCCGGCGTGATCCTCATGGCGGCGACCAATCGTCCGGAGATTCTCGATCCCGCGCTGCTGCGCCCGGGCCGCTTCGACCGCCACATCGCGATCGACCGGCCGGACTTGACGGGGCGCCGGCAGATCCTGTCGGTCCACGTGAAGCACGTGAAGCTCGGCCCGGACGTCGATCTCGGCGAGCTCGCGTCGCACACGCCCGGCTTCGTCGGCGCGGATCTCGCGAACATCGTCAACGAGGCGGCGCTGCACGCGGCCGAGCTCGACAAGCCCGCGATCGACATGTCCGATTTCGACGAGGCGATCGACCGCGCGATGACCGGCATGGAACGCAAGAGCCGCGTGATGAGCGAGCGCGAGAAGATCACGATCGCGCATCACGAGGCGGGGCACGCGCTGATCGCGCAGACGCGCGCGCACAGCGATCCGGTGAAGAAGGTGTCGATCATTCCGCGCGGCATCGCGGCGCTCGGCTACACGCAGCAGGTGCCGACCGAGGATCGCTACGTGCTGCGCAAGAGCGAGCTGCTCGACCGGCTCGACGTGCTGCTCGGCGGGCGCGTCGCCGAGGAGATCGTGTTCGGCGACGTGTCGACGGGCGCGGAGAACGATCTCGAGCGCGCGACCGAAATGGCGCGGCACATGGTCGCCCGCTACGGGATGAGCGAGCGGATCGGCCTCGCGACGTTCGGCGACGCGGACACCCAGGGGCTGTCGCCCCTCGTCTGGCAGCGCGGCGGCGAGCGCTGCAGCGAGAGCACCGCGACGCGGATCGACGACGAGATCCAGCGGCTCCTCGCCGAGGCGCACGATCGCGTGTCGCGTACGCTGAAGGAGCGGCGCGGCGCGCTCGAACGGATCGCCGGGTATCTGCTCGAGCACGAGGTGGTCGATCACGACAAGCTCGTGAGGCTCGTCAACGACGAGCCGACGCCCGAGCCCGGCGCGCGCGATCCGGGCGGCGACGCGGCGAAGCGAAGCGGCATCGGCGCCGCGCCGGCGAAGCCGCCGGCGGAAGTCGGGAGCGCCGAGCTTCGCGATCCGGCTCGAAAGGCCGACAACGCGGACCACTCCGTGCCGCAGTGA
- a CDS encoding efflux RND transporter permease subunit: protein MNAGAPHDSGAARARFTDVFVRRPVLSLVFSLLILLVGLRALMSLPVRQYPALESATISVATDYPGASQELMQGFVTTPIAQSIATADGIEYITSTTTQGKSVVKARLRLNANADRAMTEVMAKVQQVKYKLPADAYDSVITKLTDAPTAVMYLGFASDALSIAQITDYVVRVAQPLVTTVPGVASAEILGGQNLAMRVWLDATRLAAHGLSAGDVAAAIRANNVQAAPGQVKGSLTIADISANTDLTDVGAFNEMVVKSAPNGGGLVRLKDVATVEIGGENYNSSALMNGRRAVYIAVNATPAGNPLEIVRGVGAVLPAIERNKPASVQIANMFDGARFVNASIAEVRSTLTEAIAIVVVVIFLFLGSFRAVIIPVLTIPLSLVGSAALMLAAGFSLNLLTLLAMVLAIGLVVDDAIVVVENIHRHIEQGEPPVRAALIGAREIASPVLVMMATLISVYAPIGLMGGLTGLLFKEFAFTLAGAVLVSGIVALTLSPMLGSLLLTSRMSEGRVAKAIERTLERVTHAYRRGLHASLAARPAILLIGAGVLAGIVLLFSGVKRELAPQEDQGSIMVAVKAPQYANLDYMERYAPDIERVFRTLPEADTSFILNSYGGSNLGFAGVNLVDWDKRTRSAAALQALIQARGDGIRGERVFAFQLPALPASSGGLPIQMVLRTPSGFADLYAQMERIKAAAQKSGLFAVLDSDLTFDSRAVGVTIDRNQANTLGVTMKDIADTLAVLVGENYVNRFNFKGRSYDVIPQVSRSERLSSEMLSRYYVKTGSGRMIPLSTVIQVTNGSQANALSQFNQMNAATFSAVPAPGVTMGDAVAFLEAQKLPAGFSIDWLGESRQYVQEGNRLAVTFGFALIVIFLVLAAQFESLRDPLVILVSVPLSICGALAPLYLGFATLNIYTQIGLVTLIGLISKHGILMVSFANDLQRHEGLDRRAAIERAAAVRLRPILMTTAAMVAGLVPLVFAAGAGAASRFAIGITVSTGMLVGTLFVLPTVYTFVAKDHGAAMRSERAQLLAATR from the coding sequence ATGAACGCCGGCGCGCCCCACGATTCCGGCGCGGCCCGCGCGCGCTTCACGGACGTGTTCGTCCGCCGCCCGGTGCTGTCGCTCGTGTTCAGCCTGCTGATCCTGCTCGTCGGCCTGCGCGCGCTGATGTCGCTGCCGGTGCGCCAGTATCCGGCGCTGGAGAGCGCGACGATCAGCGTCGCGACCGATTATCCCGGCGCGTCGCAAGAGCTGATGCAGGGCTTCGTGACGACGCCGATCGCGCAATCGATCGCGACCGCCGACGGCATCGAGTACATCACGTCGACGACGACGCAGGGCAAGAGCGTCGTGAAGGCGCGGCTGCGCCTGAACGCGAACGCGGACCGCGCGATGACCGAGGTGATGGCCAAGGTCCAGCAGGTGAAGTACAAGCTGCCCGCCGACGCGTACGATTCGGTGATCACGAAGCTCACCGACGCGCCGACCGCGGTGATGTATCTCGGCTTCGCGAGCGATGCGCTGTCCATTGCGCAGATCACCGATTATGTGGTGCGCGTCGCGCAGCCGCTCGTGACGACGGTGCCGGGCGTCGCCTCCGCCGAGATTCTCGGCGGCCAGAACCTCGCGATGCGCGTCTGGCTCGACGCGACGCGGCTCGCCGCGCACGGGCTGTCCGCGGGCGACGTCGCCGCGGCGATCCGCGCGAACAACGTGCAGGCGGCGCCGGGTCAGGTCAAGGGCTCGCTCACGATCGCCGACATCTCGGCGAACACCGATCTGACCGACGTCGGCGCATTCAACGAGATGGTCGTGAAAAGCGCGCCGAACGGTGGCGGCCTCGTGCGGCTGAAGGATGTCGCGACCGTGGAGATCGGCGGCGAGAACTACAACTCGAGCGCGCTGATGAACGGCCGCCGCGCGGTGTACATCGCGGTCAACGCGACGCCCGCGGGCAACCCGCTCGAGATCGTGCGCGGCGTCGGCGCGGTGCTGCCCGCGATAGAGCGCAACAAGCCCGCGAGCGTGCAGATCGCGAACATGTTCGACGGCGCGCGCTTCGTCAACGCGTCGATCGCCGAAGTCCGCTCGACGCTCACCGAGGCGATCGCGATCGTCGTCGTCGTGATTTTCCTGTTCCTCGGCTCGTTTCGCGCGGTGATCATCCCGGTGCTGACGATTCCGCTGTCGCTCGTCGGCTCGGCGGCGCTGATGCTGGCCGCGGGCTTCTCGCTGAACCTGCTGACGCTGCTCGCGATGGTGCTCGCGATCGGGCTCGTCGTCGACGACGCGATCGTCGTCGTCGAGAACATCCACCGCCACATCGAGCAGGGCGAGCCGCCCGTGCGTGCGGCGCTGATCGGCGCGCGCGAGATCGCGTCGCCCGTGCTCGTGATGATGGCGACGCTGATCTCCGTCTACGCGCCGATCGGGCTGATGGGCGGCCTCACCGGCTTGCTGTTCAAGGAGTTCGCGTTCACGCTCGCGGGCGCGGTGCTCGTGTCGGGCATCGTCGCGCTCACGCTCTCGCCGATGCTCGGCTCGCTGCTGCTCACGAGCAGGATGTCCGAGGGCCGCGTCGCGAAGGCGATCGAGCGCACGCTCGAGCGCGTGACGCACGCGTACCGGCGCGGCCTGCACGCAAGCCTCGCCGCGCGGCCCGCGATTCTGCTGATCGGCGCCGGCGTGCTCGCGGGCATCGTGCTGCTCTTCTCGGGTGTGAAGCGCGAGCTCGCGCCGCAGGAGGACCAGGGCTCGATCATGGTCGCGGTGAAGGCGCCGCAGTATGCGAACCTCGATTACATGGAGCGCTACGCGCCCGACATCGAGCGCGTGTTCCGCACGCTGCCCGAGGCCGACACGAGCTTCATCCTGAACAGCTACGGCGGCAGCAATCTCGGCTTCGCGGGCGTGAACCTCGTCGATTGGGACAAGCGCACGCGCAGCGCGGCGGCGCTGCAGGCGCTGATCCAGGCGCGCGGCGACGGGATCCGCGGCGAGCGCGTGTTCGCGTTCCAGTTGCCGGCGCTGCCCGCGTCGAGCGGCGGGCTGCCGATCCAGATGGTGCTGCGCACGCCGTCGGGTTTCGCCGATCTCTACGCGCAGATGGAGCGGATCAAGGCGGCCGCGCAAAAGAGCGGCCTCTTCGCGGTGCTCGACAGCGATCTGACGTTCGACAGCCGCGCGGTGGGCGTGACGATCGACCGCAATCAGGCGAACACGCTCGGCGTGACGATGAAGGACATCGCCGACACGCTCGCCGTGCTCGTCGGCGAGAACTACGTGAACCGCTTCAACTTCAAGGGCCGCTCATACGACGTGATCCCGCAGGTGTCGCGCAGCGAGCGGCTGTCCTCCGAGATGCTCAGCCGCTATTACGTGAAGACGGGCTCGGGGCGGATGATTCCGCTGTCGACCGTGATTCAAGTGACCAACGGCAGCCAGGCGAACGCGCTCAGCCAGTTCAACCAGATGAACGCGGCGACGTTCTCCGCGGTGCCCGCGCCCGGCGTGACGATGGGCGACGCGGTGGCGTTCCTCGAGGCGCAGAAGCTGCCCGCCGGCTTCTCGATCGACTGGCTCGGCGAATCGCGGCAATACGTGCAGGAAGGCAACCGGCTCGCCGTCACGTTCGGCTTCGCGCTGATCGTGATCTTCCTCGTGCTCGCCGCGCAGTTCGAGAGCCTGCGCGATCCGCTCGTGATCCTGGTGTCGGTGCCGCTGTCGATCTGCGGCGCGCTCGCCCCGCTCTACCTCGGTTTCGCGACGCTCAACATCTATACGCAAATCGGGCTCGTCACGCTGATCGGGCTGATCTCGAAGCACGGGATCCTGATGGTCAGCTTCGCGAACGATCTGCAGCGCCACGAAGGGCTCGACCGGCGCGCGGCGATCGAGCGCGCGGCGGCCGTGCGGCTGCGTCCGATCCTGATGACGACCGCGGCGATGGTCGCGGGCCTCGTGCCGCTCGTGTTCGCCGCAGGCGCCGGCGCGGCGAGCCGCTTCGCGATCGGCATCACGGTGTCGACCGGCATGCTGGTCGGCACGCTGTTCGTGCTGCCGACCGTCTATACGTTCGTCGCGAAGGATCACGGCGCGGCGATGCGCAGCGAGCGCGCGCAACTGCTCGCCGCCACTCGGTAA
- a CDS encoding rhomboid family intramembrane serine protease, translated as MTLAIVVLNVIGFLVELAAPERVLSLFALWPPRAGAGLPPAAAPAFHVWQLVTYSALHAGLSHLLFNMLGLVMFGRDVERALGRARFGTLYLASVVCGALTQLALARYSAAAAAPTIGASAGVFGVLAAYALLYPSRRVVLLIPPIPMRAWVFALLYAGGELLLGVAGAASGIAHFAHLGGMFGAIALMLAWGRPRSEWPVQ; from the coding sequence ATGACGCTCGCCATCGTCGTCCTGAACGTGATCGGTTTCCTCGTCGAGCTCGCCGCGCCCGAGCGCGTACTGTCGCTGTTCGCGCTATGGCCGCCGCGCGCGGGCGCGGGCTTGCCGCCCGCCGCCGCACCCGCGTTCCATGTCTGGCAGCTCGTCACGTACAGCGCGCTGCACGCGGGGCTGTCGCACCTGCTGTTCAACATGCTCGGGCTCGTGATGTTCGGCCGCGATGTCGAGCGCGCGCTCGGCCGCGCGCGCTTCGGCACGCTGTATCTCGCGAGCGTCGTATGCGGCGCGCTCACGCAGCTCGCGCTCGCGCGCTATTCGGCGGCGGCCGCCGCGCCGACGATCGGCGCGTCCGCCGGCGTGTTCGGCGTGCTCGCCGCGTACGCGCTGCTGTACCCGTCGCGCCGCGTCGTGCTGCTGATTCCGCCGATTCCGATGCGCGCGTGGGTGTTCGCGCTGCTCTACGCGGGGGGCGAACTGCTGCTCGGCGTCGCGGGCGCGGCGAGCGGCATCGCGCATTTCGCGCATCTGGGCGGGATGTTCGGCGCGATCGCGCTGATGCTGGCATGGGGACGGCCGCGCAGCGAATGGCCGGTTCAATGA